In Pseudophryne corroboree isolate aPseCor3 chromosome 2, aPseCor3.hap2, whole genome shotgun sequence, the sequence TCTACCTTTGCAGGATCGGTTGACACCCCTTCTCGGCCTACTATATGTCCCAGGTATTTAACTGAAGACCTGCACAACTGGCATTTATCAATTGATAACTTCAGTCCTCCCTCTATCAGTCTATCCAATACTTTTAGAAGACGGGCATTATGTTCAGAAAGGGATTTCCCAAAGACAATTATGTCGTCCAGGTAAACAATGACTTCTCTATAATTCATGTCTCCAACAACTCGTTCCATAGTCCTCTGAAATGTCGCAGGGGCTCCCTTTATACCTTGTGGCATTTTTAAGAATTCAAAAAATCCTAATGGGCAGATGAATGCGTTTTTTTCTCTATCCTCAGGACGCATAGGAATCTGGTAGAATCCATTCCTTAGATCTAGCACAGAGAACCACATGCTCCCTTGTAAACAGTCTAATGCCTCATCAATTCTAGGAACTGTATATTGGTCTGGTACAGTTCGTGAATTTAATGTCCTATAATCTACACACATACGGATTTTTCCATTTTTCTTCTTCTTGCAATTACAATTGGGGAAGCGTATGGACTACGGGACTCTATGATGATTTGGTTCTCCAGTAATCCCTTCAAGTGTAACCTAACGTCTTCAAAATCCGCAGGTGCGATCCTACGGGAGCGTTCTCTAAAAGGACTGGTATCATTTAATTTTATGCCATGTTCTACCCCCTTTGCCTCTCCTAGATCCCACTCTCCAATTGAGAATGCTTGTTTTCTGTACTCTAATTCCTCAGACAAAAGAACCTTATCTTCCTATGTAATGTCACTTCCCTGAAAGCAAATGTCAAACTCATTCCCACTTTCATTTAAAACATCCTCTGGTGGTTCTAGCTGTACTGGCAATGCCTGTCCTGCCTCAGCACACTGTTCATCTTCTTTCTGACACCAGTTAGATAATATATGGTACAATTGAGTATTAGTCCCTACAATTACAGGAAGTTCATTTCTTCCCCCTTTTATTTCAGGACATATAAGAGCGATAAAAGGTACTTCCAACAACTTCTGGTGTGTTTCTCCTTCAAACTCAAGATTTACATGTACATATCCCAAATAAGGGTACTTTTCAATACTTAATCCCCATATGACTAACCCACTCAATGGTTTTATGGGTACATCAGATAAATGGTCATTATACCATGTTCCGAAAATAATTGACACTTGAGATCCACTGTCTAATAGTACTTTACACTTATTCCCATTAATAGCTGCTGGGACTACAGGTGCAGGTCCCAGTAACCCCTCAGGCACTTTTCTGttccaccaggaattccccattGCACAATAACTGACTTCTAGGGGGACTGTGCGGGGTTCATAGTCCTCCCTTGTTCATTTTCCTGCCCAGAAAGAACATCCCTATTAGTGTTGGAGTTAGTTGCAGAGGCCCGTGCAGAAGATCTATCAGTAATGACATTGCATTCATAAGCTCTATGTCCTATCCTCCCACATTTAAAACTTCCCCTTCCTCTATTAGTATAGCTATTTCCTCTCCCCATTCCTCTTATATTTGTATTGTTATTACTCCTAGGAGAGGAGTTTTCTAAACTTCTACTCTCATGAGAGGCCATAAACTCCTCCAGTTTCTTGTTCTGTTCCTCTATCATTTTAACTATTTTTTCCTCAAAGGGGTTGACCTCCACAGAGGGTTGGACAACCTTAACCTTTTTTACCGTTCTTTCTCTCATTTCAATTAGTACTTCTTCTTGTTTTATTTCTTTTAATAATTCATTAAAAGTGGGGGAGGGTTCCCTTATTCCAGAACATCGTATTTTCTGGGCTACCGAATCAGCTGTCAGTGCCCCCCTCAGTAGCTGTTTCATTCTGTTTCTATCTACTTCGTCTCGGGCAATTCCACCCTTTTCTACTATTTTGTATAAGAGTTTGTCTAGTTGAATTAAGTATGCACTTAACTTTTCTCCAGGCTCCTGAAAAGTGTGGTGCAACCTGGATGTTAAATCTCCCACATCCTCCAAAGTGCCGTAGGCATAATCTAAAGCCTCAAAATATGTTTCAAGAGtggcctgtggattactttgtctaGCTGCCTGTATTATTCCCATGGCAGGTCCCCTTAGGCTTTCTACTACTCCCTGCCTTTTTATTTGGTCTGGACACTGCCACTCCTCTGCTTGCTGTACAGCAGCTTCTTTCCAGGCTTCATATGTTTCTTCGCCTAAAGGTGCAGGCACTATCCCTGAGAATATCCGTAATCTCCTATAACTCCCTTCGTAGTGCCAGCGTTCCAACTGGGTAACCACTCTATCTACCATAGTTTCAAACTGCGACCCATCTACATTTTCACCATTTCCTTGCATATTATTGTTTATATTATCCCTCCCAGATGTATCAACAGAAGTAGATATGTGCGCATTAATAGCTTCCTCATATTTTCTCTTAGGCCAAATAATATACCATCGCCTCCCAATTTCCTCATTTGCCATTATCATCATCGGTATTAGACATGGGTCTAACTCCCTTTCAGCTTCTATTAATATGGCTATTTCTCCTCTCCATTTGTCTACAATCCTGGGTCTTTTAACCCCATACAATTTATCTATAATTGTCCTTATAACTTCCTCATCCGAAAATTCTGAAAAATCCCTACCTATACCTATGCACTTtttaggatttttttctttttgcatacaCCAAGTGTATAGATCCTCTCCTGTTAAATTCTCCATTATTCCTATGTTCAATCTCAGCAGACTTGCCTCCAATATGTAACCCTTCCTTATATCTGATAAGGTTACCCAATCtaataatgtgcctccacccaagctattgcttTAACAACAGGCTGCCTGGGATGCCTGATTTCTTACAGTATGTAAAATGTGGTGGTTAAGTtatcgatagatatatatatatatatatatatatatatgtatacacatcagTTAATCACAAATTACTCATGTGCCTGTTCTTTTTATTAACATATTACACATCATGCACATATACCAAGATTATGCATACACCATATATATTATTTCCTAGCTACCCCACACTTCTATACAATTcaattgcatgcaatacacaaaaaataTTTGGTTCTAACCTCACtaaatgagtgacccgggtactctgtaAAAATTGGAATATGCGCAAGTTGGGGCCCATAAATTCCTTTTCACTTTGTAATACTAGCATTTTAGAGTTTATGCTGTACCAGTCTTTAAATTTAGCTCACTACCAGCTCTTAACCTTGGATAGTAACAAAGTCTTCTAGGTAGTAGTAAAGTCTTTATAGTTGACTACTTTAAGGTTAACTTTCCTTACTTTGTTTCCAATACACTGCAGATGGCCAACTTAGCAGAGTGTATAAATAAAAGAAACAATATATCTACTTTGTGTCTTATGTCTCACTGCGCTGGCTTTAGAAACAAATGGCATCAGGTTCTTGGCATCCAGATAAATTAGTTCAGTAACTTACAGTCTTTAGATATATAGAATTAAAATATATCTGGAATATCCTTTATAGTCTCTCTCTTTTCCTTTGTTTATTAC encodes:
- the LOC134991941 gene encoding paraneoplastic antigen Ma1 homolog, giving the protein MENLTGEDLYTWCMQKEKNPKKCIGIGRDFSEFSDEEVIRTIIDKLYGVKRPRIVDKWRGEIAILIEAERELDPCLIPMMIMANEEIGRRWYIIWPKRKYEEAINAHISTSVDTSGRDNINNNMQGNGENVDGSQFETMVDRVVTQLERWHYEGSYRRLRIFSGIVPAPLGEETYEAWKEAAVQQAEEWQCPDQIKRQGVVESLRGPAMGIIQAARQSNPQATLETYFEALDYAYGTLEDVGDLTSRLHHTFQEPGEKLSAYLIQLDKLLYKIVEKGGIARDEVDRNRMKQLLRGALTADSVAQKIRCSGIREPSPTFNELLKEIKQEEVLIEMRERTVKKVKVVQPSVEVNPFEEKIVKMIEEQNKKLEEFMASHESRSLENSSPRSNNNTNIRGMGRGNSYTNRGRGSFKCGRIGHRAYECNVITDRSSARASATNSNTNRDVLSGQENEQGRTMNPAQSP